The Vespula vulgaris chromosome 12, iyVesVulg1.1, whole genome shotgun sequence genome window below encodes:
- the LOC127068089 gene encoding protein Mo25 isoform X1 encodes MPLFGKSQKSPAEVVKALKEAVNALERGDKKVEKAQEDVSKNLVHIKNMLYGTAETEPQADIVVAQLAQELYNSNLLLLLVQNLSRIDFEGKKDVAQVFNNILRRQIGTRSPTVEYICTKPEILFTLMSGYEHQDIALNCGTMLRECARYEALAKIMIYSDDFYNFFRYVEVSTFDIASDAFSTFKELLTRHKILSAEFLEVNYDKVFSHYQRLLNSENYVTRRQSLKLLGELLLDRHNFTVMTRYISNPDNLKLMMNMLKEKSRNIQFEAFHVFKVFVANPNKPKPILDILLRNQEKLIEFLTRFHTDRSEDEQFNDEKAYLIKQIKELKSVHEN; translated from the exons ATGCCTCTGTTCGGAAAGTCTCAAAAAAGTCCGGCGGAGGTGGTAAAGGCTCTCAAGGAAGCAGTAAATGCATTGGAGCGGGGTGACAAGAAGGTAGAAAAG GCTCAAGAGGATGTCAGCAAAAATCTTGTacacataaaaaatatgttatatggAACTGCTGAAACTGAACCACAGGCAGATATTGTTGTGGCTCAATTGGCACAAGAATTATATAACAGTAATTTATTGTTGTTGCTTGTGCAAAATCTAAGTCGTATTGACTTTGAG ggaaaaaaagatgttgctcaagtttttaataatattttaagaagACAAATTGGAACAAGATCTCCAACAGTGGAATATATATGCACCAAACCAGAAATCCTGTTTACTCTTATGTCTGG TTACGAACATCAAGACATTGCATTAAACTGTGGCACTATGTTAAGAGAATGTGCAAGATATGAAGCATTGgcaaaaattatgatatattcagatgatttttacaatttctttaGATATGTAGAGGTGTCTACATTTGATATAGCATCTGATGCGTTTTCTACGTTTAag GAATTACTTACAAGGCACAAAATTCTAAGTGCTGAGTTTCTAGAAGTTAATTATGATAAAGTTTTCTCTCATTATCAAAGGTTATTGAATTCTGAAAATTATGTAACAAGACGACAAAGTTTGAAGTTGTTGGGTGAGCTTTTGCTTGATAGACACAATTTTAca GTTATGACACGATATATTTCAAACCCTGATAATTTAAAACTTATGATGAATATgcttaaagaaaaatcacgGAATATACAATTTGAAGCATTTCATGTATTTAAG GTATTTGTTGCTAATCCAAATAAACCTAAACCAATTCTTGATATACTTCTTCGTAATCAGGAGAAGTTGATAGAATTTCTAACACGCTTCCACACAGATCGTTCGGAAGATGAACAGTTTAATGATGAGAAAGCATACCTAATAAAACAGATCAAAGAACTTAAGTCTGTACATGAAAATTAA
- the LOC127068089 gene encoding protein Mo25 isoform X2: MPLFGKSQKSPAEVVKALKEAVNALERGDKKAQEDVSKNLVHIKNMLYGTAETEPQADIVVAQLAQELYNSNLLLLLVQNLSRIDFEGKKDVAQVFNNILRRQIGTRSPTVEYICTKPEILFTLMSGYEHQDIALNCGTMLRECARYEALAKIMIYSDDFYNFFRYVEVSTFDIASDAFSTFKELLTRHKILSAEFLEVNYDKVFSHYQRLLNSENYVTRRQSLKLLGELLLDRHNFTVMTRYISNPDNLKLMMNMLKEKSRNIQFEAFHVFKVFVANPNKPKPILDILLRNQEKLIEFLTRFHTDRSEDEQFNDEKAYLIKQIKELKSVHEN, encoded by the exons ATGCCTCTGTTCGGAAAGTCTCAAAAAAGTCCGGCGGAGGTGGTAAAGGCTCTCAAGGAAGCAGTAAATGCATTGGAGCGGGGTGACAAGAAG GCTCAAGAGGATGTCAGCAAAAATCTTGTacacataaaaaatatgttatatggAACTGCTGAAACTGAACCACAGGCAGATATTGTTGTGGCTCAATTGGCACAAGAATTATATAACAGTAATTTATTGTTGTTGCTTGTGCAAAATCTAAGTCGTATTGACTTTGAG ggaaaaaaagatgttgctcaagtttttaataatattttaagaagACAAATTGGAACAAGATCTCCAACAGTGGAATATATATGCACCAAACCAGAAATCCTGTTTACTCTTATGTCTGG TTACGAACATCAAGACATTGCATTAAACTGTGGCACTATGTTAAGAGAATGTGCAAGATATGAAGCATTGgcaaaaattatgatatattcagatgatttttacaatttctttaGATATGTAGAGGTGTCTACATTTGATATAGCATCTGATGCGTTTTCTACGTTTAag GAATTACTTACAAGGCACAAAATTCTAAGTGCTGAGTTTCTAGAAGTTAATTATGATAAAGTTTTCTCTCATTATCAAAGGTTATTGAATTCTGAAAATTATGTAACAAGACGACAAAGTTTGAAGTTGTTGGGTGAGCTTTTGCTTGATAGACACAATTTTAca GTTATGACACGATATATTTCAAACCCTGATAATTTAAAACTTATGATGAATATgcttaaagaaaaatcacgGAATATACAATTTGAAGCATTTCATGTATTTAAG GTATTTGTTGCTAATCCAAATAAACCTAAACCAATTCTTGATATACTTCTTCGTAATCAGGAGAAGTTGATAGAATTTCTAACACGCTTCCACACAGATCGTTCGGAAGATGAACAGTTTAATGATGAGAAAGCATACCTAATAAAACAGATCAAAGAACTTAAGTCTGTACATGAAAATTAA